Proteins from a genomic interval of Phocoena phocoena chromosome 20, mPhoPho1.1, whole genome shotgun sequence:
- the PNMA8A gene encoding paraneoplastic antigen-like protein 8A: MPASAQRSCLDPGETPPDALCLSGGGRCRLGHLAQSIRAGVARAGTWRAGCIPAASPWPVWATLQYTWESSCQVSTTMAVNLLEDWCRGMEVDIHRCLLVTGIPEDCGQVEIEETLNGVLSPLGPYFVLNKIFLREENAKAILIEVGEGVNLRAIPREFPGRGGIWRVVCRDPTQDAELLKNLSEFLAAEGRTWEDVVRLLQLSQSPPPQNRNQPPENWAEALGVLLGAVVQIIFCMDGEIRSREEARAQEVAEAQAAASLALATARKVKKEPGWAAEVGSALKMENLDGWNDVEDEGDPLEPLVQEAGAKTCPRRKKQKKTPKQEPVPWKKSRGNHSHSSALLEAPEADNAENMEMSEYIRSNRKPCVKQEGSALKKALAKCAWKSPSNPPHDAQAEAASPGVASESDHDGGPEGPPKKNAVVWASAKSPAPTRKKKKVSLGPVSYVLVDSEDTRKKPEIPKKGQGSRRDALDRKALRSPQHAKPPASTSQGPKAKPQGSPHASSGENDSRSHLGCVNKWLKGEEQHGQVGTEEPKGTEGPMVVEEDPSAVEGVGDTPVVLESGSPDPPPRSP, translated from the exons ATGCCGGCCTCGGCTCAGCGCAGCTGCCTGGACCCAGGCGAGACGCCACCTGACGCGCTCTGTCTGAGCGGGGGCGGACGCTGTCGTCTCGGGCACTTGGCCCAGAGCATCCGTGCCGGCGTGGCCCGAGCTGGCACCTGGCGAGCCGGCTGCATCCCGGCGGCCTCTCCTTGGCCCGTCTGGGCG ACTCTTCAGTACACGTGGGAATCGAGCTGCCAGGTGTCCACGACCATGGCGGTGAACCTGTTGGAGGACTGGTGCCGGGGGATGGAAGTGGACATCCACAGGTGCCTGTTGGTCACAGGTATCCCGGAGGACTGTGGCCAAGTGGAAATTGAGGAGACCTTGAACGGGGTCCTCTCCCCGCTGGGCCCGTACTTTGTGCTCAACAAGATTTTTTTGAGGGAAGAGAATGCCAAAGCTATCCTCATCGAGGTAGGCGAGGGTGTGAATCTGAGGGCCATACCCCGGGAATTCCCAGGAAGGGGGGGCATCTGGAGAGTGGTCTGTAGGGACCCCACCCAGGATGCTGAGCTTTTAAAAAACCTGAGTGAATTCCTGGCTGCAGAGGGGCGCACCTGGGAGGATGTGGTCCGCCTGCTGCAGCTCAGCCAGTCCCCACCACCCCAGAACCGGAATCAGCCCCCAGAGAACTGGGCAGAAGCTCTGGGGGTGCTTCTGGGGGCGGTGGTGCAAATCATCTTCTGCATGGATGGCGAGATCCGCAGCCGGGAGGAAGCTAGGGCTCAAGAGGTTGCTGAGGCCCAAGCAGCGGCATCCTTGGCTTTGGCAACAGCGAGGAAGGTCAAGAAGGAGCCAGGGTGGGCTGCAGAGGTGGGCTCTGCCTTGAAGATGGAGAACCTGGACGGCTGGAATGACGTGGAAGATGAAGGTGACCCTCTTGAACCTCTGGTTCAAGAGGCTGGAGCTAAGACTTGCCCcaggagaaagaagcagaaaaaaactcCCAAGCAGGAACCAGTGCCCTGGAAGAAATCCAGAGGCAACCATTCCCACAGCTCGGCCTTGTTGGAGGCTCCTGAAGCTGATAATGCTGAAAATATGGAGATGTCAGAATATATCAGGAGCAACAGAAAGCCCTGTGTGAAGCAGGAGGGGTCAGCTTTGAAGAAGGCCCTAGCGAAATGTGCCTGGAAGTCTCCCAGCAACCCGCCCCACGATGCCCAGGCAGAAGCTGCGAGCCCTGGAGTTGCCTCTGAGTCAGACCACGACGGCGGTCCAGAGGGTCCACCAAAGAAGAATGCCGTGGTCTGGGCCTCGGCAAAGAGCCCTGCTCCCacgaggaagaaaaagaaggtgaGCTTGGGTCCCGTCTCTTATGTCCTTGTCGATTCGGAAGACACCAGGAAGAAGCCAGAGATTCCAAAGAAAGGGCAAGGCTCGAGAAGGGATGCATTGGATCGGAAGGCCCTTCGGAGCCCACAGCACGCTAAGCCACCAGCCTCAACCTCCCAGGGTCCAAAGGCCAAGCCACAAGGCTCTCCTCATGCCTCCAGTGGTGAGAATGACAGCAGAAGTCATTTGGGTTGTGTCAACAAGTGGCTGAAGGGGGAGGAACAGCACGGGCAGGTGGGGACGGAGGAACCCAAGGGGACAGAGGGTCCGATGGTCGTTGAGGAGGACCCCAGTGCAGTGGAGGGAGTGGGTGACACACCAGTTGTTTTAGAGTCTGGGAGCCCTGACCCCCCTCCTAGGAGCCCCTGA